In Nitrospirota bacterium, the genomic window GACAGTTCCTGCGCCATGTGTGATACCTATACGAAGATGAGTCAGAAGGGAGGCTCCCCGGACATCATCGGGGGCGTCGGCGCCTGCAAGGAGAGCGACTGCAAGTTCAACCAGTCGCTCGAGTGCAGTGCCGGCAGCATCCATGTCGGCCTCCACAGCGGACATGCAGACTGCACCACCTACACGAAGAGGTAACTCCGTACAACCCCGCCATAGCACGGTATCGGCACGATAACAGTACTATAACCATCCGTCATCTCTCCCGCTTACCTCGCTCCCTGCCGCACCGTGCCGGCTGAAGGTCCGGCCCCGGCCTTCCGTATGCCGCAGAATTTATATACAATATACCGATGACCTCATCGGGACTTCATCAGGACCTCATCGGCGGCAGCCGCGGGGGGGGGGGGCGGGGGGGCCCCGCGCCCCCCCCCCCCGACGAGCTCACCGTCGAGCGGCTCGCCGCCCGCGCGCACATGTCGCCGCGGACCTTCGCCCGGCGGTTCCGCGCGGTGACGGGCACGACGCCGTACGCCTGGGTGCTCCGCCAGCGCCTCCTCCTCGCGCAGCGGCTGCTCGAGGACCGCGGC contains:
- a CDS encoding DUF1540 domain-containing protein, which encodes MALSMSKISGCDVTDCSYNMDKQCRTMAITVGDSSCAMCDTYTKMSQKGGSPDIIGGVGACKESDCKFNQSLECSAGSIHVGLHSGHADCTTYTKR